The Blautia hydrogenotrophica DSM 10507 genome window below encodes:
- the fabZ gene encoding 3-hydroxyacyl-ACP dehydratase FabZ, producing MKLTTKEIMEIIPHRQPFLLIDTVEELEPGVRAVAKKCVSYNEPFFAGHFPQEPVMPGVLIIEALAQAGCVAMLCKPENKGKIGYFGGINSAKFKNKVVPGDVLTLEVEIIKQKGPIGIGKAKAVKQDGKVAAMAELTFAIG from the coding sequence ATGAAGCTGACGACGAAAGAGATTATGGAGATTATTCCTCACAGACAGCCTTTTTTGCTGATTGATACCGTGGAAGAGCTGGAACCAGGCGTCCGAGCAGTGGCAAAAAAATGTGTGTCTTATAATGAACCGTTTTTTGCAGGACACTTTCCCCAGGAGCCGGTGATGCCAGGAGTGCTGATTATAGAGGCACTGGCTCAGGCTGGTTGTGTGGCGATGCTGTGCAAGCCGGAGAACAAAGGAAAAATCGGATATTTCGGCGGAATTAATTCTGCGAAGTTTAAGAATAAAGTAGTGCCGGGAGATGTACTAACCCTGGAAGTGGAGATCATCAAGCAGAAAGGGCCCATCGGAATCGGTAAGGCAAAGGCGGTAAAGCAGGACGGAAAAGTTGCTGCAATGGCGGAGCTGACCTTTGCCATCGGATAG
- the accB gene encoding acetyl-CoA carboxylase biotin carboxyl carrier protein produces the protein MDYDKIKELIEAVSKSNLTRFEVEEGGLKISMRTDKDSKNIVVAASQTAAATVAEPMVQTAAVPQVEETAGSMVVKSPLVGTFYCAPNVDAKPYVQVGDVVKKGQVLGIVEAMKLMNEIESEFEGEIKEILVENEQMVEYGQPLFVIG, from the coding sequence ATGGATTATGATAAAATCAAAGAGCTGATTGAGGCCGTGAGTAAGTCAAATTTGACTCGTTTCGAGGTGGAAGAGGGTGGACTGAAAATTTCCATGCGCACAGACAAAGACAGTAAGAATATTGTCGTGGCTGCATCGCAAACGGCGGCAGCTACTGTGGCAGAACCCATGGTACAAACGGCGGCTGTGCCACAGGTAGAAGAGACGGCCGGTAGCATGGTGGTGAAATCTCCTCTGGTGGGAACCTTCTACTGTGCGCCTAACGTGGACGCAAAGCCATATGTCCAGGTGGGCGACGTGGTGAAAAAAGGCCAGGTTCTGGGGATTGTAGAGGCCATGAAGCTGATGAATGAGATTGAGTCCGAATTTGAGGGTGAGATCAAGGAGATTTTAGTGGAAAACGAGCAGATGGTGGAGTATGGACAGCCGCTGTTTGTAATTGGATAG
- the fabF gene encoding beta-ketoacyl-ACP synthase II — MRRVVVTGMGAITPIGLNVEEFWNGVKEGRTGFGEVTHFDTTEFKVHLAAEVKGFQGKDYMDFKAARRMELFCQYAVAAAKEAMEDSGLDMDKEDSFRVGCSIGSGIGSLQVIEREYKKMMEKGPNRVNPLMVPLMISNMAAGNVSIQLGLRGKNINVVTACATGTNSIGEAFRSIQCEDADVMVAGGTEAAITPVGLGGFAALTALSTSTDPQRCSIPFDKERDGFVMGEGAGVVILEELEHAKKRGANILAEVVGYGTTADAYHITSPIEDGSGAAKAMELAMKEAGVPLEVLTYINAHGTSTHHNDLFETRAIKTLFGEHAKDIRVNSTKSMVGHLLGAAGAVEFITCVKTIQEGWIHKTVGYQVPDEECDLNYVTEAAIQEDVEYALSNSLGFGGHNASILLKKYHG; from the coding sequence ATGAGAAGAGTAGTTGTGACAGGGATGGGAGCGATCACTCCCATCGGTCTGAATGTAGAGGAGTTCTGGAACGGTGTGAAGGAGGGCAGAACTGGTTTTGGGGAAGTGACCCATTTTGACACCACGGAATTTAAAGTGCATCTGGCAGCGGAGGTCAAAGGTTTTCAGGGAAAAGACTACATGGATTTTAAGGCTGCGAGAAGAATGGAACTGTTTTGTCAGTATGCAGTGGCAGCCGCGAAGGAAGCGATGGAAGACTCAGGGCTGGATATGGACAAAGAGGATTCCTTCCGTGTGGGCTGTTCCATCGGTTCAGGGATTGGAAGCCTTCAGGTAATAGAACGGGAATATAAGAAAATGATGGAGAAAGGACCGAACCGTGTCAATCCTCTGATGGTTCCGCTAATGATTTCCAATATGGCGGCCGGCAACGTGTCCATTCAGCTAGGGCTGAGAGGAAAAAACATTAATGTTGTGACGGCTTGTGCAACAGGAACCAATAGCATTGGTGAAGCTTTCCGAAGTATTCAGTGCGAGGATGCCGATGTGATGGTAGCAGGCGGTACAGAAGCGGCGATCACACCAGTCGGATTGGGTGGCTTCGCGGCGTTGACTGCACTTTCTACTTCCACAGATCCGCAAAGATGCTCGATTCCATTTGACAAAGAAAGAGACGGTTTTGTGATGGGTGAGGGAGCAGGTGTGGTAATTCTTGAAGAATTGGAACACGCGAAGAAAAGAGGGGCAAATATTTTGGCGGAGGTTGTGGGCTACGGTACCACGGCGGATGCTTACCATATCACTTCACCTATCGAAGATGGCTCCGGAGCGGCAAAGGCTATGGAGCTTGCGATGAAAGAGGCGGGGGTACCTCTGGAGGTTTTGACTTACATCAATGCCCACGGTACCAGTACCCACCACAATGATCTCTTTGAGACCAGAGCCATCAAAACTCTGTTCGGGGAACATGCGAAAGATATCCGCGTCAACTCTACGAAATCCATGGTCGGCCATCTATTGGGTGCTGCCGGAGCGGTAGAGTTTATTACCTGTGTGAAGACGATTCAAGAAGGATGGATTCACAAGACAGTAGGATATCAGGTGCCGGACGAAGAGTGTGATCTGAATTATGTGACCGAAGCTGCGATTCAGGAAGATGTGGAGTATGCACTGAGTAATTCTCTGGGATTCGGCGGACACAATGCCAGCATTCTGTTGAAAAAATATCACGGATAA
- the fabG gene encoding 3-oxoacyl-[acyl-carrier-protein] reductase: protein MLENKVALVTGASSGIGREIARTLAKEGAFVIINYNGSQAGAEEAKGIIESEGGKAAVYQCNVSDFDACEAMMKDLVKEYGHIDILVNNAGITRDNLIMKMKEEDFDAVLNINLKGTFNTIRHLSRQMLKQRSGKIINISSVSGILGNAGQANYAASKAGVIGLTKTMARELASRGITVNAVAPGFVDTKMTQVLSEDVKKAACGQIPLGRFGKTSDIANVVAFLASEKADYITGQVISVDGGMNM from the coding sequence ATGTTAGAAAATAAAGTAGCATTGGTAACAGGAGCCAGCAGTGGAATTGGAAGAGAGATCGCGAGAACGCTGGCAAAGGAGGGTGCTTTTGTTATCATCAATTACAATGGTTCCCAGGCAGGAGCAGAAGAGGCAAAAGGGATTATCGAGAGTGAAGGTGGAAAGGCCGCGGTTTATCAGTGCAATGTGAGTGATTTTGACGCCTGTGAAGCCATGATGAAGGATTTAGTAAAAGAATATGGACATATTGATATTCTGGTGAACAATGCGGGAATCACAAGGGATAACTTGATTATGAAGATGAAGGAAGAAGATTTTGACGCGGTTTTGAATATCAATCTGAAGGGAACCTTCAATACGATTCGCCATCTGTCTCGTCAGATGCTGAAACAAAGAAGCGGAAAGATTATTAACATTTCCTCTGTCTCTGGAATTTTGGGGAACGCAGGACAGGCCAATTATGCGGCGTCGAAGGCTGGGGTGATCGGTTTGACCAAGACGATGGCAAGAGAGCTGGCTAGCCGTGGAATTACAGTGAATGCGGTGGCCCCTGGTTTTGTGGACACAAAGATGACGCAAGTTCTTTCGGAGGATGTAAAGAAAGCTGCCTGTGGGCAGATTCCCCTGGGACGTTTTGGGAAAACTTCTGATATCGCCAATGTGGTGGCATTTCTGGCATCAGAAAAGGCAGATTACATTACTGGGCAGGTCATCAGTGTGGATGGCGGAATGAATATGTAG